Proteins co-encoded in one Pirellulales bacterium genomic window:
- a CDS encoding sensor histidine kinase → MSGGDVDRLSLEEQVAVLKERLAHAQRLTALGELVGTTTHEFNNVLTTIINYAKMGMRHRDAATRDKAFEKIHAAGQRAAKLTTGILGMARNRSTSFEPTDLVRIVEDSLVLLEREMTKYKIAVDTQLEPVPKVLANGNQIQQILVNLLINARQAMPSGGRVIIKLRHDADANMVDLVVRDTGCGMPPETLHKIFDPYFTTKSGPDASGKGGTGLGLSMCREIIEAHHGKIRVESTVGKGTAFTLKLPVLEATPPRPAPRFPTVEGLATPPTSADQNTG, encoded by the coding sequence ATGTCAGGCGGAGACGTCGATCGCTTGAGTCTCGAAGAACAAGTCGCGGTCCTCAAAGAGCGTCTCGCCCATGCGCAGCGCTTGACCGCCCTGGGCGAGCTGGTGGGCACCACCACGCACGAGTTCAACAACGTGCTTACCACCATCATCAACTACGCCAAGATGGGCATGCGCCATCGCGACGCCGCCACGCGCGACAAGGCCTTCGAAAAAATTCACGCCGCCGGCCAGCGCGCGGCCAAGCTCACGACCGGCATCCTCGGCATGGCCCGCAATCGCTCGACGTCCTTCGAGCCGACCGATCTGGTCCGCATCGTCGAGGACTCGCTCGTGCTGCTCGAACGCGAGATGACCAAGTACAAGATCGCCGTCGACACGCAGCTCGAACCCGTGCCCAAGGTGCTGGCCAACGGCAACCAGATTCAGCAGATCCTGGTCAACCTGCTCATCAATGCCCGGCAGGCCATGCCCAGCGGCGGACGCGTCATCATCAAGCTGCGGCACGACGCCGACGCGAACATGGTCGATCTCGTCGTCCGCGATACCGGCTGCGGCATGCCGCCCGAGACGCTGCACAAGATCTTCGACCCGTACTTCACCACCAAGAGCGGGCCGGATGCCAGCGGCAAGGGGGGCACCGGCCTGGGGCTCTCCATGTGCCGCGAAATCATCGAGGCCCATCACGGCAAGATTCGCGTCGAAAGCACCGTCGGCAAGGGCACCGCCTTCACGCTCAAGCTACCGGTGCTCGAAGCCACGCCGCCTCGCCCGGCTCCCCGTTTCCCCACCGTCGAGGGCCTCGCCACACCCCCAACATCCGCCGATCAAAACACCGGCTAA
- a CDS encoding HlyD family efflux transporter periplasmic adaptor subunit: MKRIIILAAVVILLAIGGFAFSRLSTGVPVEAARAQVDKIAEFVDEQAKTRLPTVYEITMPFDGRILPIELTEGMPVSQGQLVAQLVPKDVELDVAAAEAAVSRLDASLRENNDISVEETTLAQTKQFVESMDRTVEAATERLKAGEARLGYAEKNLGRVQKLAEQNVKSAEELDQAQTQFVERNVEYKQDNLTLRAMEAMQAATALTPTMARQYIDRKRLSGDVLERQKLEAEIKLQQVEQDKQRSVMASPVSGTILERHVTNERPVAAGTVLVSIGDLSQLEVEVDVLSQDVVNIKEGDTVEFMGPAVGKPTAHGTVKTIYPAGFTKVSSLGVEQQRVRVIVQFLPEDLQRLRSERGLGVGYRLDARIFTRSKPEALVVPRSALFRGADDGWQLYVIRNGVARLQPVSVGLMNDQRVEITQGIEIDDLVVLAPETTLTDGTRVIPVVRD; the protein is encoded by the coding sequence ATGAAACGCATCATCATCCTGGCTGCCGTGGTTATCCTGCTGGCGATCGGTGGATTTGCCTTCAGCCGGTTGTCGACCGGGGTGCCCGTCGAGGCCGCTCGCGCCCAAGTCGACAAGATCGCCGAGTTCGTCGACGAGCAGGCCAAGACGCGCCTGCCCACGGTCTACGAGATCACCATGCCCTTCGACGGGCGAATTCTCCCCATCGAGTTGACCGAGGGGATGCCGGTCTCCCAGGGGCAGTTAGTGGCGCAGCTCGTCCCCAAGGATGTCGAGCTCGACGTCGCCGCCGCCGAAGCCGCCGTCTCGCGGCTCGATGCCTCGCTCCGCGAGAACAACGATATCAGCGTCGAGGAAACGACCCTCGCGCAGACGAAGCAGTTCGTCGAGTCGATGGACCGCACCGTCGAGGCCGCAACCGAACGGCTCAAAGCGGGCGAGGCCCGGCTCGGCTACGCCGAAAAGAATCTCGGCCGCGTCCAAAAGCTGGCCGAGCAGAACGTCAAGAGCGCCGAGGAACTCGACCAGGCGCAGACGCAGTTCGTCGAGCGCAACGTCGAGTACAAGCAGGACAATCTCACGCTCCGTGCGATGGAGGCCATGCAGGCCGCCACGGCCCTCACCCCCACCATGGCCCGGCAATACATCGATCGCAAGCGACTGAGCGGCGACGTACTCGAACGCCAAAAGCTCGAGGCCGAGATCAAGCTGCAGCAGGTCGAGCAGGACAAGCAACGCTCGGTCATGGCCAGCCCCGTCAGCGGCACCATCCTCGAACGCCACGTGACGAACGAACGCCCCGTGGCGGCGGGCACCGTGCTCGTCTCGATCGGCGACCTGAGCCAACTCGAGGTCGAGGTCGACGTGCTCAGCCAGGACGTGGTGAACATCAAGGAGGGAGACACGGTCGAATTCATGGGACCCGCCGTCGGCAAGCCCACGGCGCACGGCACGGTCAAGACGATCTACCCCGCCGGCTTCACCAAGGTCAGCTCGCTGGGGGTCGAACAGCAGCGCGTCCGCGTGATCGTGCAGTTTCTACCCGAGGATCTCCAACGGCTGCGGAGCGAACGTGGGCTGGGGGTCGGCTATCGGCTCGACGCGCGGATCTTCACGCGTTCGAAGCCCGAGGCGCTCGTCGTCCCCCGCTCGGCCCTCTTTCGCGGCGCGGACGATGGCTGGCAACTTTACGTCATTCGCAATGGCGTCGCGCGCCTGCAGCCGGTGAGCGTCGGGCTGATGAACGACCAACGCGTCGAAATCACCCAGGGAATCGAGATCGACGATCTCGTCGTGCTGGCCCCCGAGACGACCCTCACCGACGGCACCCGAGTCATCCCCGTCGTCCGCGACTAG
- a CDS encoding ABC transporter permease, whose amino-acid sequence MSVLDVKLRRELRHSAGLLLAIGSIIAVGVAYLVTTRSAYQNLSDAKRVYYAQCRMADFWIDLKKVPLADLTSLGEIPGVSEFRPRIQFFATADVPRVLEPVNGLVLSLPDRPRAVINDIVLRRGSYFTDNRDNEVIVSEAFARVHNLHPGSWIHLLLNNRRQDLFVVGTAISSEFVYMLGPGTFIPDPEHFGVFYLKQSYAEEVFDFDGAANQVVGVLTPEARARPRETLRRLELALAPYGVFNTVSLKDQSSNMYLSNEIQGLGTFGSVMPLIFLTVAALVLNVLMTRLTEQQRIVLGTFKALGYSSATIMLHFLRFGLVVGLIGGLIGCGLGYWFASFVTGMYRQFYEFPELPNRIYPWTYFGAVAISLTFAMLGTLQGTRHVLRLQPAEAMRSKPPRQGGAILLERFTWFWNRLTFDWRMVLRSVVRNRVRTGVGLFAAAMGSSLLVCGFCLVAATFELVDIEFRQLLRSDVDLTFKEAQSIDALREARRLPGVDDAEPVFSVSCMFENGPRQRLGAVRGLTPGAQLTVPRDGEGRPLRVPEVGLTMSRKMAELLGLKPGDMVTVRPIQGLRIPRQVPVVQITDTFMGLNVYADINYLSHLVYEESATSGVQLKTQSNRAARAELFAALKQLPAVEAVNVRSDLIENLQNTVLKNLQVMISMLVLFAGVIFFGSILNASLINLAERQREVATLRVLGYGEWQIGGYFFRESLLVNLAGTLLGFPLGYAITFAMVLAYNNELLRIPMVFPPTAILWTMLLSIFFGSLAHVFVQRSINRLDCVEALQMKE is encoded by the coding sequence GTGAGTGTCCTGGACGTCAAGCTCCGGCGCGAGCTGCGGCATTCGGCAGGCCTGCTCCTGGCCATTGGTAGCATCATCGCCGTCGGCGTCGCCTATCTTGTCACCACGCGCTCCGCCTATCAGAACCTCAGCGATGCCAAACGCGTCTACTACGCGCAATGCCGCATGGCCGACTTCTGGATCGATTTGAAGAAAGTACCCCTCGCCGACCTGACGTCGCTGGGCGAGATCCCCGGCGTGAGCGAGTTTCGACCGCGGATCCAGTTCTTCGCCACCGCCGACGTGCCGCGCGTCCTCGAGCCGGTCAACGGCCTGGTCCTTTCGCTCCCCGATCGGCCGCGGGCGGTGATCAACGACATCGTGCTGCGCCGCGGCAGCTACTTCACCGACAACCGCGACAACGAGGTGATCGTCAGCGAGGCCTTTGCCCGCGTTCACAATCTGCATCCCGGCAGTTGGATCCACCTGCTGCTCAACAACCGTCGGCAAGACCTGTTCGTCGTCGGCACCGCCATCAGCAGCGAGTTCGTCTATATGCTGGGGCCGGGCACGTTCATTCCCGATCCCGAGCATTTCGGCGTCTTCTATCTCAAGCAAAGTTACGCCGAAGAAGTCTTCGACTTCGACGGCGCCGCGAATCAAGTGGTCGGCGTTCTGACCCCCGAGGCCCGCGCACGCCCGCGCGAAACGCTGCGCCGGCTCGAGCTGGCCCTGGCCCCGTACGGCGTGTTCAACACGGTCTCGCTCAAGGACCAGTCGTCGAACATGTACCTCAGCAACGAGATCCAGGGGCTCGGCACCTTCGGCTCGGTGATGCCCCTGATCTTTCTCACCGTGGCCGCCCTCGTGCTCAACGTCCTCATGACACGACTCACCGAGCAGCAACGTATCGTGCTCGGCACCTTCAAGGCGCTGGGCTATTCGAGCGCGACGATCATGTTGCACTTCCTCCGCTTCGGACTCGTCGTGGGGCTCATCGGCGGACTCATCGGGTGCGGGCTGGGCTATTGGTTCGCCTCGTTCGTCACCGGCATGTACCGCCAGTTCTACGAGTTTCCCGAGTTGCCTAATCGCATCTATCCCTGGACCTATTTCGGCGCCGTGGCGATCAGCCTCACGTTCGCCATGCTGGGCACCTTGCAGGGCACCCGTCACGTGCTGCGTCTGCAACCGGCCGAGGCCATGCGTTCCAAACCTCCCCGCCAGGGAGGCGCCATTCTGCTCGAACGCTTCACCTGGTTCTGGAACCGGCTGACCTTCGACTGGCGCATGGTGCTGCGCAGCGTCGTACGCAACCGCGTCCGCACGGGCGTGGGGCTCTTTGCCGCCGCCATGGGATCGAGCCTGCTCGTCTGTGGCTTCTGTCTCGTCGCGGCGACGTTCGAGCTGGTCGATATCGAGTTCCGGCAACTCTTGCGCAGCGACGTCGACCTTACGTTCAAAGAGGCACAGTCGATCGATGCCCTGCGCGAGGCGCGCCGTCTGCCGGGCGTCGACGATGCCGAACCCGTGTTCAGCGTGTCGTGCATGTTCGAGAACGGACCGCGACAACGTCTCGGAGCGGTCCGCGGCTTGACGCCGGGCGCTCAGCTCACCGTGCCGCGCGACGGCGAGGGCCGCCCTCTACGCGTGCCCGAGGTAGGGCTGACGATGAGCCGCAAGATGGCCGAGTTGCTCGGTCTGAAGCCCGGCGACATGGTCACCGTGCGCCCGATCCAGGGCTTGCGCATTCCGCGCCAGGTCCCCGTCGTGCAGATCACCGACACCTTCATGGGACTCAACGTCTACGCCGACATCAACTACCTGAGCCACCTTGTCTACGAAGAGTCGGCCACGAGCGGCGTGCAGCTCAAGACGCAGTCGAACCGCGCTGCCCGTGCGGAACTCTTTGCCGCGCTCAAGCAATTGCCCGCCGTCGAGGCCGTCAACGTGCGCAGCGACCTGATCGAGAACCTGCAGAACACCGTGCTCAAGAACCTGCAGGTGATGATCTCGATGCTGGTCCTCTTCGCCGGCGTGATCTTCTTCGGCAGCATTCTGAATGCCTCGCTGATCAACCTGGCCGAGCGGCAACGCGAAGTAGCCACCTTGCGCGTCTTGGGGTACGGCGAGTGGCAGATCGGCGGCTATTTCTTCCGCGAAAGTCTGCTCGTGAACCTGGCCGGCACGCTCCTCGGCTTCCCGCTCGGCTACGCGATCACCTTCGCCATGGTCCTGGCGTACAATAATGAGTTGTTGCGCATTCCCATGGTATTTCCGCCCACGGCCATCCTGTGGACCATGCTGTTGAGCATCTTTTTCGGGTCGCTGGCGCACGTGTTCGTCCAACGGTCAATCAACCGCCTGGACTGCGTCGAGGCCTTGCAGATGAAGGAGTGA
- a CDS encoding ABC transporter ATP-binding protein, with protein MDSPAPESPAASPAGSHSSPGILLRLENVSKTFRMGEVEVKALKHATLDIYEGELLVLLGPSGSGKSTLLNILGGLDTPTSGHVWFRGQDLANLSPRELTRYRRDTIGFVFQFFNLVPTLTARENVMVSTEIARAPLDVDEALHLVDLAKRSDHFPSQMSGGEQQRVAIARAVAKNPELLLCDEPTGSLDVRTGKMVLALLADLRRKLNKTVIVITHNVAIAHMADRVVRISSGEIHDITVNETPSSAEEVDW; from the coding sequence ATGGATAGCCCCGCTCCAGAGTCTCCCGCCGCATCCCCGGCCGGGTCGCATTCCTCGCCAGGCATCCTGCTGCGCCTCGAAAACGTCTCCAAGACCTTCCGCATGGGCGAGGTCGAGGTGAAAGCCCTCAAGCACGCCACGCTCGACATCTACGAAGGCGAACTGCTCGTCCTGCTCGGTCCGAGCGGCTCGGGCAAGTCCACCCTGCTCAACATCCTCGGCGGACTCGACACCCCCACCAGCGGACACGTCTGGTTTCGCGGCCAGGACCTGGCCAACCTCTCGCCGCGCGAGTTGACCCGCTACCGCCGCGACACCATCGGGTTCGTCTTTCAGTTCTTCAATCTCGTGCCGACGCTGACCGCGCGCGAGAACGTGATGGTCTCGACCGAGATCGCCCGCGCGCCACTCGACGTCGACGAAGCGCTGCACCTGGTCGATCTGGCGAAACGCAGCGATCACTTCCCGTCACAGATGTCCGGCGGCGAGCAACAACGCGTGGCCATTGCTCGCGCCGTGGCGAAGAATCCCGAACTGCTCCTCTGCGACGAGCCGACCGGCTCGCTCGACGTGCGCACCGGCAAGATGGTGCTGGCGCTGTTGGCCGACCTGCGCCGCAAGCTCAACAAGACCGTCATCGTCATCACGCACAACGTGGCCATTGCCCACATGGCCGATCGGGTGGTGCGCATCAGCTCAGGCGAGATCCACGACATCACCGTCAACGAGACTCCCTCCTCGGCCGAGGAGGTCGACTGGTGA
- a CDS encoding PQQ-like beta-propeller repeat protein, with protein MFVPVVSSADEWPQWRGPQRDGVWREDGVVEKFDVERLPLKWSVPISSGYSGPTVADGRVYVTDRVLEPAQIERVHCFDWKSGQEIWLHSYDCDYSNVGYQAGPRASVIVDDGRAYSLGTMGHLFCFDAATGKILWQHDCHAEYRIEMPIWGISASPIVVDDLVIAQIGGAEGACIVAWDKQTGEERWKALEDRASYSAPILIEQAGKQVLVCWTGDHVAGLDPKTGSVYWQHPFMPTRMVIAITTPVVDGDKLFVSSFYDGSLMLLLLPDKPAVEQIWRRLGPDENHTESLHSIISTPYLKGDYVYGVDSYGELRCLEAATGDRVWENLTATPKNRWSTIHMVENDGRIWMFNERGELIISRLTPEGFDEISRTKLLDPTTDQLARRDGVCWAHPAYAYRHVFARNDKELVCASLESKPKSAGDE; from the coding sequence ATGTTTGTGCCCGTGGTTTCTTCGGCCGACGAGTGGCCGCAGTGGCGGGGTCCCCAGCGCGATGGTGTGTGGCGTGAGGATGGCGTTGTCGAGAAGTTCGACGTCGAGCGGCTGCCCTTGAAGTGGAGCGTGCCGATCTCGAGCGGCTACAGCGGACCCACGGTGGCGGATGGTCGGGTCTATGTCACGGACCGCGTCCTTGAGCCGGCACAGATCGAACGCGTGCATTGTTTCGATTGGAAGTCGGGCCAGGAAATCTGGTTGCACTCGTACGACTGCGACTACAGCAATGTCGGCTATCAGGCTGGCCCACGCGCCTCGGTCATCGTCGACGACGGACGCGCCTACTCGCTGGGTACGATGGGGCACTTGTTCTGTTTCGATGCCGCCACGGGGAAGATTCTCTGGCAACATGATTGCCATGCGGAGTATCGCATCGAGATGCCGATCTGGGGCATCTCGGCCTCGCCGATCGTGGTCGACGATCTGGTCATCGCGCAGATTGGCGGCGCGGAGGGGGCGTGCATCGTCGCCTGGGACAAGCAGACGGGGGAAGAACGCTGGAAGGCGCTTGAGGATCGAGCCTCGTACTCGGCGCCAATCTTGATCGAGCAGGCCGGCAAGCAGGTGCTCGTCTGTTGGACGGGAGACCATGTGGCGGGGCTCGATCCGAAAACGGGGAGCGTCTACTGGCAACATCCCTTTATGCCGACGCGGATGGTCATCGCCATCACGACGCCCGTGGTCGACGGCGACAAGCTCTTTGTGTCGTCGTTCTACGACGGGTCGCTCATGCTGCTGCTGCTGCCCGACAAGCCAGCGGTGGAGCAGATCTGGCGGCGGTTGGGGCCCGATGAGAATCACACGGAGAGTTTGCACTCGATCATCAGCACGCCCTATCTCAAGGGGGACTACGTCTACGGTGTGGATAGCTATGGCGAGTTGCGTTGTCTCGAGGCGGCGACTGGGGACCGCGTGTGGGAGAATCTCACGGCCACGCCGAAGAATCGCTGGAGCACGATCCACATGGTCGAGAACGACGGCCGCATCTGGATGTTCAACGAGCGGGGCGAGTTGATCATCAGCCGTCTCACGCCCGAGGGCTTCGACGAGATCAGCCGCACGAAGCTGCTCGATCCGACGACCGATCAGCTTGCCCGGCGCGACGGCGTCTGCTGGGCGCACCCGGCCTATGCGTACCGGCATGTCTTTGCCCGCAACGACAAGGAACTGGTCTGCGCGAGTCTGGAGTCGAAGCCAAAATCCGCGGGGGACGAATAG
- the ispE gene encoding 4-(cytidine 5'-diphospho)-2-C-methyl-D-erythritol kinase yields the protein MYVREWSEGVEVSAPAKLNLFLEVLGRRSDGYHELETLLVPIALFDTLRVHDDAHGQISLTCEFAVGYRAEAQLETEDFPEGTDNSAVKAVWLLRERAGLRRGIRIHLVKRIPSAAGLAGGSSDAAAALVAADRLWRLGLPRTELLQFAAEVGSDVPFFLGDGPAMCRGRGERIEPLELAANLHFVVVRPPVGLSTADVFRVCRPAEQARDAAPLVDALRRGKVESAGRLFHNRLQPAAESLSPWIRRLNAAFAGLDVLGHQMSGSGSSYFGLVRHARQAQHVAARLRARGLGQVYAVRACR from the coding sequence ATGTATGTTCGCGAGTGGTCCGAAGGCGTTGAGGTCTCGGCGCCGGCCAAGTTGAATCTGTTCCTCGAGGTGTTAGGTCGTCGCAGCGACGGATATCACGAGCTGGAAACGCTCCTGGTGCCGATCGCTTTGTTCGATACGTTGCGTGTGCATGATGACGCGCACGGACAGATTTCGTTGACGTGCGAGTTCGCCGTCGGTTATCGCGCCGAGGCGCAGCTCGAAACCGAGGATTTTCCGGAGGGAACCGATAACAGCGCAGTGAAAGCGGTGTGGCTGCTCCGCGAGCGGGCCGGCCTGAGGCGAGGGATTCGCATTCATCTGGTGAAGCGCATTCCGTCGGCGGCGGGTTTGGCCGGGGGCTCGAGCGATGCAGCGGCTGCCCTGGTGGCCGCCGATCGACTTTGGCGGTTGGGGTTGCCTCGGACCGAGCTGTTGCAGTTCGCGGCCGAGGTGGGGAGCGACGTGCCGTTTTTTCTGGGGGATGGACCGGCGATGTGCCGTGGCCGGGGGGAGCGGATTGAACCGCTCGAGCTGGCTGCCAATCTGCACTTCGTCGTCGTGCGCCCCCCGGTGGGACTTTCGACGGCCGACGTGTTTCGTGTTTGTCGGCCGGCCGAGCAGGCCCGGGATGCTGCGCCGCTGGTCGACGCTCTTCGGCGAGGAAAAGTGGAGTCGGCCGGCCGTCTGTTTCACAACCGGTTGCAACCGGCGGCCGAATCGTTGTCGCCATGGATCAGGCGGTTGAACGCCGCGTTTGCTGGACTAGATGTGCTAGGGCACCAGATGAGTGGCAGCGGATCGTCCTACTTCGGACTCGTCCGTCATGCTCGGCAGGCCCAGCACGTTGCCGCGCGCTTGAGGGCGCGTGGGTTGGGTCAGGTCTACGCCGTTCGCGCTTGCCGCTAG
- a CDS encoding SpoVG family protein has translation MEITEVRIKLMDEAGDRLQAFCSITFDDCFVIRDLKIIEGTNGPFVAMPSRKLTSRCPQCGCKNHLRAAFCNQCGLRLKEDRALRDDNGRAKLYADIAHPINSTCRELIQSRIIAAFHDEQEKAKLPGYVSNYDDFDHEDYVAEAFDPAQIQRAAAKTTSQTVGEREGLKGPHHGPHRKHSNQPQTPHQKQRSQQSQTRQDPPQSFGAGLY, from the coding sequence GTGGAAATCACCGAGGTCCGCATCAAGCTCATGGATGAAGCCGGCGACCGGCTGCAGGCCTTCTGCTCGATCACCTTCGACGACTGCTTCGTCATTCGCGATCTGAAGATCATCGAAGGGACGAACGGACCCTTCGTGGCGATGCCGAGTCGCAAGTTGACCTCGCGCTGCCCACAATGCGGCTGCAAGAACCATCTGCGTGCTGCCTTCTGCAATCAGTGCGGTCTGCGGCTCAAAGAAGACCGCGCCCTGCGCGACGACAACGGGCGGGCCAAGCTCTACGCCGATATCGCCCACCCGATCAATTCCACGTGTCGCGAGTTGATCCAGTCTCGCATCATCGCCGCCTTCCACGATGAGCAAGAGAAGGCCAAGCTGCCGGGCTACGTCTCGAACTACGACGACTTCGATCACGAAGACTATGTGGCCGAGGCCTTCGATCCCGCCCAGATCCAGCGAGCGGCGGCCAAGACCACCTCGCAGACGGTGGGCGAGCGCGAGGGACTGAAGGGCCCGCACCACGGACCACATCGCAAGCACAGCAACCAGCCGCAGACGCCGCATCAGAAACAACGCTCGCAGCAAAGCCAGACGCGGCAGGACCCGCCGCAGTCCTTTGGCGCGGGGCTTTATTAA
- the mutY gene encoding A/G-specific adenine glycosylase, producing the protein MPRAKRATPAIPDPASHAWKRQLRRRLLAWFERHARDLPWRRTRDPYRVWVSEIMLQQTQVATVANYFPRFIEAFPTIASLAAAPESQVLRLWEGLGYYRRARQLHRAAGVVLTEHGGRFPQDAEVVRRLPGIGRYTAGAILSIAFDARQPILEANTLRVASRLLGYRGDPRGTAGQKVLWQAAEDWLPDQRTGAFNQAFMELGSLVCKIRAPQCDACPVAALCVARQAGLVAEIPPPATRPEVEEVTEAAIVVRRGGRVLLCRRDASGRWAGMWDFPRVALQKKTAADRVCEITAYLRRATGLEVALGTTLATLRHGVTRYRITLECLTAEALSGRARPGPGCDKLAWVYPSQLGEYPLHVTGRKLARLLARTSD; encoded by the coding sequence ATGCCCCGTGCCAAACGTGCGACTCCCGCAATTCCCGATCCCGCCAGCCATGCCTGGAAGCGGCAGCTTCGTCGGCGCTTGCTGGCCTGGTTCGAGCGGCACGCCCGCGATTTGCCCTGGCGCCGCACGCGCGATCCCTATCGCGTCTGGGTCAGCGAGATCATGTTGCAGCAGACCCAGGTTGCGACGGTGGCGAACTACTTTCCTCGCTTCATCGAGGCCTTTCCCACGATCGCCTCGCTGGCCGCGGCGCCCGAGTCGCAGGTCTTGCGACTGTGGGAGGGGCTGGGCTACTACCGTCGCGCGCGCCAGTTGCACCGCGCGGCGGGGGTTGTCCTCACCGAGCACGGGGGCCGCTTTCCCCAGGACGCGGAGGTGGTCCGCCGCCTACCCGGCATCGGCCGCTACACGGCCGGCGCGATCCTTTCCATCGCCTTCGACGCGCGCCAGCCGATTCTCGAAGCCAACACGCTGCGCGTGGCGAGCCGTTTGTTGGGCTACCGCGGCGATCCACGCGGCACGGCAGGGCAAAAAGTGTTGTGGCAGGCTGCTGAAGACTGGTTGCCGGATCAGCGCACCGGCGCCTTCAATCAGGCCTTCATGGAGTTGGGGAGCCTCGTCTGCAAGATTCGCGCCCCGCAATGCGACGCCTGTCCCGTGGCCGCGTTGTGCGTGGCGCGGCAGGCGGGACTCGTGGCCGAGATTCCACCACCGGCGACGCGCCCCGAAGTGGAAGAGGTCACCGAAGCGGCCATCGTCGTGCGGCGCGGCGGGCGCGTCTTGCTTTGCCGTCGCGACGCCTCGGGCCGCTGGGCCGGCATGTGGGATTTTCCGCGTGTCGCACTCCAGAAGAAGACGGCCGCCGATCGCGTCTGCGAGATTACCGCCTATCTGCGGCGTGCGACGGGGCTCGAGGTGGCGTTGGGCACGACGCTGGCCACCCTGCGCCACGGCGTGACGCGGTATCGCATCACGCTCGAATGCCTCACGGCCGAGGCCCTCTCCGGCCGCGCACGACCAGGCCCAGGCTGCGACAAGCTCGCCTGGGTCTACCCCTCGCAGTTGGGCGAGTATCCCCTGCACGTGACGGGGCGGAAACTGGCCCGCCTGCTTGCTCGCACGAGCGACTGA
- a CDS encoding HNH endonuclease encodes MDQSLRAIVRDRAQETCEYCCLPQAASRFVNFHIEHVIARQHGGLTQLENLALACNHCNFHKGPNIASVDPESSELVPLYHPRRDRWAEHFMWQGVTIVGKTAVGRATARLLSMNSWQRLELRENLRTAGESYSGSA; translated from the coding sequence ATGGACCAGTCACTTCGTGCGATTGTACGTGACCGCGCTCAAGAAACCTGCGAATACTGCTGCCTGCCACAAGCTGCTTCACGTTTTGTCAATTTCCACATCGAACATGTGATTGCGCGTCAGCACGGTGGTTTGACTCAACTCGAGAATCTGGCACTGGCGTGCAACCACTGCAACTTTCACAAGGGTCCTAATATCGCCAGCGTCGATCCTGAATCGAGTGAGTTAGTGCCCTTATATCATCCTCGTCGCGACCGCTGGGCGGAACATTTTATGTGGCAAGGCGTGACAATCGTCGGCAAGACGGCGGTTGGCCGAGCAACTGCACGTTTGCTGTCCATGAATAGTTGGCAGCGTCTAGAGTTGCGAGAAAACCTGCGAACGGCAGGCGAATCCTATTCCGGCTCAGCGTAG